From the genome of Glycine max cultivar Williams 82 unplaced genomic scaffold, Glycine_max_v4.0 scaffold_143, whole genome shotgun sequence:
ttactatttggATCCTATGCATTATATGTTGGCTACCTTATACCATTATATTAGATCAAGACCAAATCATTAATTTCTCTAAGTAACAAGGGAGAACACTAAAGTGGATGGaaacattttaatttgtaataatcGTTGAATGTGACTCTAGAAGCGTTTGAGAAGCTTGATTTCAAAGAAGGTAGTGGAAGCACTACTAGAAATATAAGTTTCTACAACACCTATTCTACGATGGTTCTAAGTGGACCACCTTAGAAAATGAGCTTGTTGCATTGTTGTAATTATTGTAATGAAAAATGCCTTTTAcaacacacattctaagacggttattgaaaaccgccttagaatgttatggataataaaattttagacgGGTTTTAGTAAAATACCATCTTAATTCtgctgaaaaaaaattaaaaccctaGCTAGCCTGTAGGAACTCTGTCGTGCGCCTCCATACTCTACCTCGACATcaagagagaggaagaaagctgagaagaagaagaagaaaagaaaactcacTTACACACACTCTCTGCACTTGCACATGCACCATTCTCACTAATCACTAGGGTTTATTCATCCATCCATGGAGCTAactgttttctctctcttcttcttcttgacaTTCCACCTTCCCTCCTGCTTCTTAGGtatcttgttgatttcattctTCGCTTCGCGATTTCTtcacaattttaattgttatttttatttatgttttctgtgGTCTAACTCTATTGTCTTTCCTTACATTTCATGGAGTGTGAAGGGTTTTTAGTCGAGTTGAGATGGATGaagaatgaaattgaaaagTGAAGTTTAGagatggaagaagaaaaagcagCGTCACACGGCGACGAGCTGACCTGTAAGGGCGAGAGAGCTGCGATGTTCGAGCAAGGTCTTGGCTTTTCCTCTTCAGCACCAAATGACGACATTCCAAAACCCTCCTCCTCCTTCCTCTCCAAATTCGTCGAAGCCTCCTCCGAGTCGAAGAAGCAAGCGCAGCTCCAATCCATCCACGACAATCTCAAGAAATATCCTTCATTCGAGTCTAGGGTTTTGAGCAGGGATAGGGACAGCGATAGAAGTAGAAGACGAAGCAAGAGCAAAGAAAAACGTAGGAAGAGGAGCAGAAGTGGAGATAGATACAGGGAAACGCGAAGGTGAAGCAAGAGTAGAGAGAGACATAAGGATAGTGAAAGTGGGAGACGGAAAATTGGGTTAGTTTCGTTAATTGTTATTTTCCTTCACTGTGCTCTTTGTTTTCCTGTAGGAGCTACTTTCTTTCGGTGCCGCAAATCTAGGACCAAAGGAAACTTGGGATATTcagttatttttcttaattgttaTTTGTAAGTTCTTACACGGAGTATCCGGTTTTTAAGGAAGGGCATTTCAGAGTTTAAGTTTATTGGTTTCGGCTTTTCTCCTGCGGCCATAGGAAGTAGGGAGTTCGAACTGATATTAGAATGACTATGGATGTGGTTGTTTTTATCAAGGGGGGTGGGGGGGATCCACTTATTTATGCGAGTGGAATAATCTTGTTTTTCAAGGTGGTGGGTAAATTTGATGTGGAGATTATGTGccattgtttttgtttctgcCGAAATCATATGAAACCGAACAATATAAAATGGGTCTCAAAGCAGCTGAtgcaattttgaaaaaatttccaGACCATGGAGgcatactttattattttggtgATTATTTTCTAAGTTTCTCCTTATGGTCAGGGCTCATCTTATTTCCCTTCTTAATTGTTTAAGTAAGTCATGCAAGAAATGCAATGTTAGCCCGTCCCCCCTTCCCCATTTTCTatcaattatttcttatttgcagcatattttatttctttggtcataattttaatttatgtgtcTGTTCCTGTTTCTCGATGATAGAAACTTTATCGATGAAGGGTTTGACATTAAATTGCATGGACCGTAAGTCTGAAGCATACGAACTAGTTTATCAATCTTACAATAGTTGTCTATCAGATGATCaagcttttatttttgttctggtACAGAATGACCTTAAAAGTCATGTTTGCCAGCATGTTTATGGTCTCCTTTATCAGTGGATAACATAATCTCGTAAAAA
Proteins encoded in this window:
- the LOC100817720 gene encoding uncharacterized protein codes for the protein MEEEKAASHGDELTCKGERAAMFEQGLGFSSSAPNDDIPKPSSSFLSKFVEASSESKKQAQLQSIHDNLKKYPSFESRVLSRDRDSDRSRRRSKSKEKRRKRSRSGDRYRETRR